Below is a window of Rhipicephalus sanguineus isolate Rsan-2018 chromosome 9, BIME_Rsan_1.4, whole genome shotgun sequence DNA.
tgaacgatcgcagcgtcacatttccctctagtaaatacttGTCGGAAACACTATGGTGATttcgactaacaataataataatagttgttgaagtttaacggcccaaaaccacgatatgattgagggacgccgtagcggagggctccaaaaatttcgaccacctgggtgtTAAAAGACTATGAAACTGTCTTTTAGCaagtaccaactcacccagcaacaCGTTCCTCTgtacctgggggttctttaacatgcacctaaatctaagcaaacgggtgtcaagcatttttgcctccactgaaaatacggccgccgcagccgcgaTTGCATACGGCGACCTTCTGGTCcccagtggagcaccataaccactagaccaccgtggcgggcattGGACTGACAGTTTTCCCATTCTGAGACACGGAACCAGAGGGGAGTTTAGCAGAGGGTATGGGGCAAGAACACTGTCTTCTAGAGCTGGCTTTGCCGTCTCTCTTCGACTCAGGCCGTCCCTCTCAAGACGGCGATGGGAAGAAAACGCGCCCCCCGCGGTCGAAGCCGTCCGCCGGAGCGACCGGGTCCCGGATACCTGTCTGGATATCCAAACGAGACCTTCACGATGCCAGTTCTTCCTCGGGAACGTCGAGCGAGCAGAGCCCCGACAAAAGGTTAGCTACTGGGTCCCGAGAAAGTGTCCTTGTTTTTTACCGCTCGTCGTTATATAGCTTCGCCAGGGTGCGCGCAAACTTTACTAGGACATTTACGCGCGTAAGCTGGTGGCTTCCATTTCCATAGCAGCCCTCGTGTTCAGACAAACATTGCGGAATGAGATTTCCTGGCAGCCTTATGACGTCAGACCCATGAGGAACCGTACGACGTCACGTTCTGGGAGccttatgacgtcacgtgagagCGCTATGACGCCACAATAGACGAAGAATTTTTGTCACAGGCGTTCGCCTTAAGCTGCTTAagactatactcggggacaatttttcttggcaatgaagcaaagGCTACGGAGCCAAATCACGCGTATCCTACCGCTACTGAATATAATCCCAGCATTGCGTCCGCATTaaaaatactcctttattttGTACATGTAGCTCTTTGAGACAGGATGCAGCTCCCACCAGCGAGGTATTTGTACTTGTTTTACTCCATGCATGTCATTTTGCGTTTTTGCACGCGTGAGGAAGTCCCGCCTTTCATGTGCACCTCGAACGCTAAGCGGCGCCTGCGTCGATGTGACACGCTGATTACgcgtagccatcactttccacagcggTACGAGAAACGCACCAAACCTGGACTACTTTGCtcaggagtacatgtgcagaagctccgcccccgtagttttcccttcactgccaagaaaagttgtacTCGAGTATAAGACGAAATTTTTTAATATCGTGCATTTCCACGGCTACATGAAGTCACCAGTATTTTGTCCTTGTTCGTCAGTTGTTTTGACTAGTCCATGATCTTGACCGCCAATATTTTGACCTTGTTGGGCAGTTGTTTCTACTAGTTCGTGTCCTTGTTCGCCGATATTTTGTGCTTTATCGCACGCTTCCACTAGTCTGTGTCTTTGTTCGCGAGTATTTTGTCCTTGTTCGACAGTTGCTTCTACAAGTTCATGTCTTTGTTCGACAGTTGCTTCTACAAGTTCGTGTCTTTGTTCGACAGTTGCTTCTACAAGTTCGTGTCCTTGTTAGACAGTTGCTTCTACAAGTTCATGTCCTTGTTCGACAGTTGCTTCTACAAGTTCATGTCCTTGTTCGACAGTTGCTTCTACAAGTTCATGTCCTTGTTCGACAGTTGCTTCTACAAGTTCATGTCTTGTTCGACAGTTGCTTCTACAAGTCATGTCCTTTGTTCGACAGTTGCTTCTACAAGTTCATGTCCTTGTTCGACAGTTGCTTCTACAAGTTCATGTCCTTGTTCGACAGTTGCTTCTACAAGTTCATGTCCTTGTTCGACAGTTGCTTCTACAAGTTCACGTCCTTGTTTCGCCACTTGCTTCTACAAGTTCGTGTCCTTGTTTCGCCACTTGCTTCTACAAGTTCGTATCCTTGTTTCGCCACTTGCTTCCACTGGTCTGTGTGTTTGTTCGGCAGTTGTTTTTACTAGTTCGTGTCATTTGTTCGCCAGTATTTTGTGCTTTATCGCATGCTTCCACTTGCCTTTGTGTTTGTTCGCCAGTATTTTGTCCTTGTTATACTAGTTCTCGATCTTGTTCTTCAATTCTTTCGACTAGTTGATGTTCCTCGTTCGCCACTTTCTTCCACTAGTCCGTGCCCTTGTTCGCCAGTATTTTGTCCTTGTTCACCAGTACCGTGTTCAATAGTCAGAAACAGTCGGACGCGTTAGCCGCGACGCTACCACGGTGTGCAGCCCTCGGCGGTTGTAGCTGTAGATTTCAGCAGCTACACCGCACATCCGTTTTCGGAGGACCGGAATGCCTAGCCACATTTTTCACttgcgttttgtttgttttttgttttttggtatAGGTCGCCTCGAAGGCAAGGGTGCGTCCCCTGGCTTTCGAGATCCGGGGGCCTCGCATCCCCGCATAGGCCTAGCTTTATATTGGAACGGGACTGGCTCGAGGCCGGCTCATCGTCGGGCGTCGTCAAGAGGAGTCCCGTGAAGAGGCTGGCACCCGGCACGAGACCCGCCAAGGTGGCGCGAATGCGGGAA
It encodes the following:
- the LOC125759935 gene encoding uncharacterized protein LOC125759935, translated to MGQEHCLLELALPSLFDSGRPSQDGDGKKTRPPRSKPSAGATGSRIPVWISKRDLHDASSSSGTSSEQSPDKRSPRRQGCVPWLSRSGGLASPHRPSFILERDWLEAGSSSGVVKRSPVKRLAPGTRPAKVARMRERTPAVTAVVSGIPRRRRSSDDLSRQSKALAQLSISDIDSEDESARADADDMEVDPTSRSNPGQQSAEDSSS